Proteins found in one Chitinivorax sp. B genomic segment:
- the waaA gene encoding lipid IV(A) 3-deoxy-D-manno-octulosonic acid transferase, with amino-acid sequence MRKLYTLVFYLLLPVVLFRLWWRGRRQPGYRHHWRERLGYYTSKPGHRIIWLHAVSVGETRAAQPLVAALSARYPGYQIVLTQMTPTGRETALAVYGDQIEAVYLAYDLPGAVSRFLSHFRPAFGLLMETELWPNLIHAAHQSNVPLFLVNARLSERSALGYAKIRRLIQPALRQLTHIAAQSIEDANRFRHLGAERITVCGNIKFDVALPPEQIMLGQRWRQLLNGRPVIVVGSSRDGEEAMLVRAWAEMAPVQALLVIVPRHPQRFDEVAAEVARSGMSWARRSQTTEIGHSCQVWLGDSMGELYAYYAMADLAIIGGGFAELGGQNLIEPCATGCPVIVGPHMYNFAETTRLALAAGAAKQVETAEDAIMACKNLFTDPASLQDFQTRARQFAAAHTGATWRTLALLPDPVA; translated from the coding sequence ATGAGAAAGCTGTACACACTGGTTTTCTATTTGTTGTTGCCAGTAGTGCTGTTTCGTTTATGGTGGCGTGGGCGTCGCCAGCCAGGCTATCGCCATCATTGGCGAGAGCGGTTAGGTTATTACACTAGTAAGCCTGGGCATCGGATCATATGGTTGCATGCGGTATCAGTTGGCGAAACAAGGGCAGCTCAGCCTTTAGTGGCGGCATTGAGTGCGCGTTATCCGGGATATCAGATTGTATTGACGCAGATGACGCCGACTGGTCGAGAAACCGCTTTGGCCGTGTATGGAGATCAGATTGAAGCTGTGTACTTGGCATATGATTTGCCAGGCGCCGTATCTCGTTTCCTGTCCCACTTTCGACCAGCATTCGGTTTACTGATGGAAACAGAGTTGTGGCCAAATCTGATTCATGCTGCACACCAATCGAATGTACCGTTGTTTTTGGTGAATGCCAGACTGTCGGAACGATCTGCACTAGGTTATGCAAAAATCAGGCGGTTGATTCAGCCCGCGTTAAGACAATTGACTCACATTGCAGCTCAAAGCATTGAGGATGCTAATCGTTTCAGGCACTTAGGGGCTGAGCGAATTACAGTATGTGGCAATATCAAGTTTGATGTGGCTTTACCACCTGAGCAAATAATGCTTGGCCAACGGTGGCGGCAATTGTTGAATGGCCGACCAGTTATCGTCGTCGGTAGTAGCCGTGATGGTGAAGAGGCCATGTTGGTGCGGGCATGGGCTGAAATGGCGCCCGTTCAGGCCTTGTTGGTGATTGTGCCTCGCCATCCACAGCGCTTCGATGAGGTCGCTGCGGAGGTTGCTCGTTCCGGCATGAGTTGGGCTCGTCGTAGCCAAACAACGGAAATCGGTCACTCTTGCCAAGTCTGGCTGGGGGATAGTATGGGTGAACTTTATGCGTACTATGCAATGGCTGATCTTGCGATCATCGGTGGAGGGTTCGCCGAATTAGGTGGACAGAATCTGATCGAGCCTTGTGCAACTGGCTGCCCGGTCATTGTTGGGCCACATATGTACAATTTTGCCGAAACAACCAGATTGGCATTGGCTGCAGGTGCTGCAAAACAAGTTGAAACAGCGGAAGATGCTATCATGGCTTGCAAAAACCTGTTTACTGATCCTGCTTCGTTACAAGACTTTCAGACCCGCGCTCGGCAATTTGCAGCAGCTCACACTGGGGCAACATGGCGGACGCTCGCCCTGTTGCCTGATCCAGTTGCATGA
- a CDS encoding protein-L-isoaspartate O-methyltransferase produces the protein MNWEEARFNMVEQQIRPWDVLDQEILSLLFEVKREEFVPVSMHNLAFVDMELPLPNGCKMWQPKLEARVVQDLAIKPTDKVLEIGSGSGYLTALLAKRAQHVYSVEMDAEQTTTAKSNLLKAGLGNVTIETGDGSRGWTKHAPYDVIVITGSMPVLPDEFKQQLAVGGRMFAILGDAPVMSGTLVTRTSSAAYNTTKLFETVVAPLNNALQPERFTF, from the coding sequence ATGAATTGGGAAGAAGCGCGTTTCAATATGGTCGAGCAGCAGATCCGCCCATGGGATGTGTTGGATCAGGAAATCTTGAGCCTGCTGTTCGAAGTGAAACGCGAAGAGTTCGTGCCGGTATCCATGCACAACTTGGCCTTTGTTGACATGGAGCTGCCACTGCCCAACGGCTGTAAAATGTGGCAACCCAAGCTGGAAGCACGTGTAGTACAGGATCTGGCTATTAAGCCCACCGACAAGGTCTTGGAAATCGGCAGTGGTAGCGGCTACTTGACCGCATTGCTGGCCAAGCGCGCGCAACATGTATACAGCGTGGAAATGGATGCTGAGCAAACAACCACAGCCAAATCCAATCTATTGAAAGCCGGCTTGGGCAACGTCACCATCGAAACCGGTGATGGATCACGCGGCTGGACGAAACATGCTCCCTACGATGTGATCGTGATCACAGGATCGATGCCTGTCCTCCCGGACGAATTCAAACAGCAATTGGCGGTTGGCGGCCGTATGTTTGCCATTCTAGGCGATGCACCAGTCATGTCTGGCACTTTGGTCACTCGGACAAGCAGTGCCGCATACAATACTACCAAGCTGTTCGAAACAGTCGTTGCCCCGTTGAACAATGCATTACAACCTGAGCGCTTCACTTTCTGA
- a CDS encoding diguanylate cyclase produces MILLASPAAADIVLRNPVQSYPLSRHLGQLPETGSPLSIEQIISTDMSKRFTPVRGENVLASRVVWYRFVINNQSDTSRWLLNLPLTGMVEGYIQRNGQAIERWVNVSPHWLSAANLFRVERNMALTIPANHRTTFYLRAVDTYQDVSTLRLRTYQAGLDQVRYHYLLMGLFFGGLLAIALYNLLIYVSIRDTSYLHFTSYLAGLGVSQLAASGAAATLTGVESDQWERVVVPALLGLAMTGGVNFIRRFLLLDERQPLLDQWARVVWWGAAALAFIAMTGEHAITLPISLVLGLATAALAVVAAVHARFQIPYPARFFLIAWLTLLVAIVLHGVQQTGWLPRSVAVLPVLQIGLALQGILLSFALAHRYKWLSEDYRRSSLEQNTLLEMRVQERTKALDDAMRKLSEANHQLKALNFTDGLTGVRNRKFFDTRVLKEWSRARRGAYNLTLAILDIDHFKRINDTLGHQAGDQVLKEVAAIIQSCLKRPCDFLARYGGEEFVMILPLTEAHGAQQLCEVIRKRIADKQIRYQQQVISVTISIGLCTAVPMETQRYESMLHAADEALYRAKRAGRNRVEVGQMAATTKGGPTTTTRR; encoded by the coding sequence ATGATTTTGTTGGCTAGTCCGGCAGCAGCAGATATCGTTTTGCGAAACCCAGTGCAGTCTTATCCGCTGAGTCGGCACCTTGGACAGCTTCCTGAAACTGGCTCTCCGTTATCCATCGAACAGATTATATCGACTGACATGTCAAAGCGTTTTACTCCAGTCAGAGGAGAAAACGTATTGGCCAGTCGAGTGGTCTGGTACCGTTTTGTGATCAATAATCAGTCTGATACATCGCGTTGGTTGCTGAATCTTCCATTGACAGGCATGGTTGAAGGCTACATACAACGTAATGGCCAAGCGATTGAACGTTGGGTGAATGTATCACCGCATTGGTTGTCTGCAGCGAATCTGTTCCGTGTTGAACGTAACATGGCGTTGACGATTCCGGCTAATCATCGAACCACATTCTATTTGCGGGCTGTGGATACCTATCAGGATGTATCAACCCTGCGTTTGCGTACCTATCAGGCGGGCTTGGATCAAGTTCGATACCATTATTTGTTGATGGGTTTGTTTTTTGGTGGTCTGCTGGCGATAGCCCTTTATAACTTGTTGATTTATGTTTCGATCCGAGATACCAGCTATTTGCATTTCACATCATATTTGGCTGGATTGGGAGTCAGTCAGTTGGCGGCCAGTGGAGCGGCAGCTACACTGACTGGTGTCGAGAGCGACCAGTGGGAGCGGGTTGTCGTGCCTGCTTTACTAGGGTTGGCGATGACCGGCGGAGTGAATTTCATTCGACGTTTTTTGCTTTTGGATGAACGTCAACCATTGCTGGATCAATGGGCAAGAGTTGTATGGTGGGGCGCTGCGGCACTGGCATTCATTGCAATGACCGGTGAGCATGCCATAACGCTACCAATAAGCCTGGTACTTGGTTTGGCTACAGCTGCCTTGGCGGTGGTTGCTGCTGTGCATGCTCGATTTCAGATTCCCTATCCTGCACGTTTTTTCCTGATTGCCTGGCTAACGTTGTTGGTTGCCATTGTACTGCATGGGGTACAGCAAACTGGTTGGTTACCGCGTTCTGTGGCTGTATTGCCAGTGCTGCAGATTGGGTTGGCACTGCAGGGCATCTTACTGTCGTTCGCGTTGGCGCATCGTTACAAGTGGTTGAGTGAGGATTACAGGCGCAGTAGCCTAGAACAGAATACCTTGTTGGAGATGCGAGTTCAGGAGCGTACTAAAGCACTAGACGACGCTATGCGTAAGTTATCCGAGGCCAATCACCAGTTGAAAGCACTGAACTTTACCGATGGCTTGACAGGAGTACGCAATCGAAAATTTTTCGATACACGGGTTCTGAAGGAATGGTCACGTGCTCGGCGAGGTGCATATAACCTGACCTTGGCAATTCTGGATATTGACCATTTCAAGCGTATCAACGATACCTTGGGTCATCAGGCAGGGGATCAGGTGTTGAAGGAGGTGGCAGCGATCATCCAGTCCTGTCTGAAACGGCCTTGTGATTTTCTGGCACGCTATGGTGGCGAAGAGTTTGTGATGATTCTGCCGTTGACTGAAGCGCATGGTGCTCAGCAATTATGCGAAGTAATTCGGAAGCGGATTGCTGATAAGCAGATTCGTTATCAGCAGCAAGTAATTTCCGTCACTATCAGCATTGGCCTGTGTACAGCGGTACCGATGGAGACGCAACGTTACGAGAGCATGTTGCATGCAGCAGATGAGGCACTTTACCGCGCAAAACGGGCAGGAAGAAATCGAGTAGAAGTTGGTCAGATGGCTGCCACTACAAAAGGTGGGCCAACTACGACAACACGTCGTTGA
- a CDS encoding DEAD/DEAH box helicase, producing MSFLLSDSSVLGDVLQSANLPVPVLILDSVAVSAIYAHRGYKTVFEKGRGRGLVYDYAQLRFDYGGQLLALNDEPLFAAPTAPREQAFEKAAKALLVDVGLKPLLGFPVTPKQGALMGDALGLSEAAAWPDFMSNVIPGLIKAGWQVRHQPSFRHHVPNVSEWHAQLTPLQPGWFSLSMQIEVAGMRVDLAPILADLFRRKPNWLDTAARNKIQDETLVDLKLPDGSVVNAAAGRIKHLASMLFDLLDSQGGTGLAVSVWDAPRVVDALKGWRGNGESVAKAMAERLRLIDDSTQITSPTSLSQPLREYQVAGLRWLQCLREQNLPGILADEMGLGKTIQTLAHLLLEKQAGRLNQPALIVLPTSLIHNWCAEAQRFAPVLRVLVLHGSARQSLFEQISHCDMVLTTYSLLWRDIDTLAKQEFHMLVLDEAQTVKNAGSRTADAIRRIHARHRLCITGTPLENHMGELWALFDFLMPHFLGDSKTFNRLWRTPIEKRGDSARRKLLAQRIKPFILRRTKDQVVQDLPPKTVIVRRVELHGKQRDLYETVRIAMDDRIREQVACKGLARSRIVILDAMLKLRQVCCDPRLVRLDAARQVTESVKLTLLMQMLSDRVEAGRRILVFSQFTTMLGLIESALQAAQLSHVVLTGNTVDRETPVHRFQTGDVPIFLISLKAGGVGLNLTAADTVIHFDPWWNPAVENQATDRAHRIGQDKPVFVYKLIVEGSIEDKILTLQEKKADLIAGILSDADTASAKFSDEDIAALLAPLPTR from the coding sequence ATGTCCTTTTTGCTCTCCGATTCTAGTGTCCTCGGTGATGTGCTGCAGTCAGCGAATCTCCCTGTTCCCGTATTGATACTGGATTCGGTGGCTGTGTCTGCCATCTATGCGCATCGTGGTTATAAAACGGTGTTCGAGAAAGGGCGGGGGCGCGGGCTGGTCTATGACTATGCACAACTGCGTTTTGACTATGGTGGGCAATTACTGGCATTGAATGATGAGCCTTTATTTGCAGCACCAACAGCGCCAAGGGAACAGGCTTTTGAAAAAGCTGCAAAGGCCTTATTGGTGGATGTTGGCTTGAAACCGCTGCTGGGTTTTCCGGTAACACCCAAACAGGGCGCCTTGATGGGTGATGCGTTGGGTTTATCTGAAGCAGCAGCTTGGCCGGATTTCATGTCAAATGTGATACCTGGGCTGATAAAGGCTGGGTGGCAAGTTCGTCATCAACCCTCGTTTCGTCATCATGTTCCAAATGTGTCTGAATGGCATGCCCAACTAACACCATTGCAACCGGGTTGGTTTTCATTGTCGATGCAGATTGAAGTTGCAGGAATGCGTGTCGACCTGGCACCAATCTTAGCGGATCTGTTCAGGCGTAAACCGAATTGGCTGGATACCGCGGCACGAAACAAGATACAGGATGAAACGCTGGTCGACTTGAAGCTGCCTGACGGGAGTGTGGTGAATGCGGCTGCTGGGCGAATCAAACATTTGGCCAGCATGTTGTTCGACTTGTTGGATAGCCAAGGCGGTACCGGATTAGCGGTTTCCGTTTGGGATGCCCCGCGTGTTGTCGATGCCCTGAAAGGGTGGCGTGGCAATGGTGAATCTGTGGCCAAAGCAATGGCAGAGCGATTGCGGCTGATAGATGATTCAACTCAGATCACATCGCCCACAAGCCTATCTCAACCTTTGCGCGAATATCAAGTGGCTGGCCTGCGTTGGTTGCAGTGTCTGCGTGAACAAAATTTACCTGGCATTCTTGCAGATGAGATGGGGCTGGGTAAAACCATTCAAACCCTGGCTCACCTGCTGCTGGAAAAGCAAGCAGGGCGCCTGAACCAACCTGCATTGATTGTTCTGCCAACCTCACTGATCCATAACTGGTGTGCAGAAGCCCAACGTTTTGCGCCTGTGTTACGGGTACTGGTTCTTCATGGCTCGGCCCGTCAGTCGTTGTTCGAGCAGATCAGCCATTGCGATATGGTGTTAACCACCTATTCGTTGCTGTGGCGTGATATCGATACCCTGGCAAAGCAGGAATTTCACATGCTGGTGCTGGATGAAGCGCAGACGGTGAAAAATGCCGGTAGTCGAACTGCGGATGCAATCCGACGTATTCACGCACGGCATCGTCTCTGTATTACCGGCACGCCGTTGGAAAATCACATGGGTGAACTATGGGCATTGTTTGATTTCCTGATGCCACATTTTCTTGGGGACAGCAAGACATTTAACCGACTGTGGCGTACGCCGATTGAAAAGCGTGGTGACAGTGCGCGACGCAAGTTGTTAGCACAACGTATCAAACCTTTCATTCTGCGTCGTACCAAAGATCAGGTTGTCCAAGACTTGCCACCCAAAACAGTAATTGTGCGCCGGGTGGAATTACACGGTAAGCAACGCGACTTGTATGAAACGGTGCGTATTGCCATGGATGACCGGATTCGTGAACAAGTTGCCTGCAAGGGCTTAGCCCGAAGCCGTATTGTGATTCTGGATGCCATGCTCAAATTGCGACAGGTGTGTTGTGACCCGCGTTTGGTACGGCTTGATGCTGCCAGACAGGTAACTGAAAGCGTCAAGCTGACCCTGTTAATGCAAATGTTGTCAGATAGGGTCGAAGCTGGACGCCGCATATTGGTATTTTCTCAGTTCACGACCATGTTGGGTCTGATTGAGTCTGCATTGCAAGCAGCCCAGCTGAGCCATGTTGTATTGACAGGGAATACGGTTGATCGTGAAACACCTGTTCATCGCTTTCAGACTGGTGATGTGCCAATTTTTTTGATTAGCCTGAAAGCCGGGGGTGTGGGCCTGAACCTGACTGCAGCCGATACCGTGATTCACTTCGACCCATGGTGGAATCCGGCAGTGGAAAATCAGGCCACGGATCGGGCGCATCGTATCGGTCAGGACAAGCCAGTGTTTGTCTATAAGCTGATTGTTGAAGGCAGTATTGAAGACAAGATATTGACCTTGCAGGAAAAGAAGGCTGATCTGATTGCGGGAATCTTGTCGGATGCAGACACGGCAAGTGCAAAGTTCTCGGATGAGGACATTGCGGCGTTGCTGGCCCCCTTGCCTACGCGGTAA
- the thiC gene encoding phosphomethylpyrimidine synthase ThiC: MNAPQFLRETAHVDEAAIQPFPASRKVYVEGSRPDIQVPMREISQTDTPTAFGGENNPPIYVYDTSGIYSDPNVRIDIRSGLPVIRAKWIEERNDTELLSELSSEYGRGREADAKLDHLRFNLKRKPRRAAVGKNVSQMHYARQGIITPEMEYIAIRESLRRQEYIASLQAMGDKGKRMAELMLRQHRGQSFGAAIPEEITPEFVRQEVARGRAIIPANINHPELEPMIIGRNFLVKINGNIGNSAVTSSISEEVDKMTWGIRWGADTIMDLSTGKNIHETREWILRNSPVPIGTVPIYQALEKVDGKAEELTWEIFKDTLIEQAEQGVDYFTIHAGVLLRYVPLTAKRMTGIVSRGGSIMAKWCLAHHKENFLYTHFDEICEIMKAYDVSFSLGDGLRPGSVWDANDDAQFGELRTLGELTQIAWKHDVQTMIEGPGHVPMQMIKENMDEQLHHCSEAPFYTLGPLTTDIAPGYDHLTSAIGAAQIGWYGCAMLCYVTPKEHLGLPNKDDVKEGIMAYKIAAHAADLAKGHPGAQIRDNALSKARFEFRWEDQFNLGLDPDRAREYHDETLPQQGAKIAHFCSMCGPHFCSMKITQDVRDFAEKQGISEQDALQKGMEVKSIEFVKQGAQVYHKV; this comes from the coding sequence ATGAACGCTCCCCAATTCCTGCGCGAAACGGCCCATGTGGACGAGGCCGCGATTCAACCTTTCCCTGCCTCGCGCAAGGTGTATGTCGAGGGTAGCCGGCCTGACATTCAGGTGCCGATGCGTGAAATCAGCCAGACTGATACGCCAACGGCGTTTGGTGGCGAAAACAACCCGCCGATCTATGTTTATGACACATCCGGCATCTATAGCGACCCGAATGTGCGTATCGATATCCGTTCTGGTCTGCCGGTCATTCGTGCCAAGTGGATTGAAGAACGTAACGATACTGAATTGTTGAGCGAGTTGAGCTCGGAGTACGGCCGTGGTCGTGAAGCAGATGCCAAGTTGGATCATCTGCGTTTCAATCTGAAACGTAAGCCGCGTCGCGCCGCTGTGGGCAAGAATGTGTCGCAGATGCATTATGCACGCCAAGGCATCATCACGCCCGAGATGGAATACATTGCCATTCGCGAAAGCCTACGTCGTCAGGAATACATTGCATCATTGCAAGCGATGGGTGACAAAGGTAAACGTATGGCAGAGCTGATGTTGCGTCAGCATCGTGGCCAATCCTTTGGTGCGGCGATTCCTGAAGAAATTACGCCAGAATTCGTGCGTCAGGAAGTTGCTCGTGGCCGTGCCATCATTCCTGCCAACATCAACCATCCCGAGCTGGAACCGATGATCATCGGCCGTAATTTCCTGGTGAAGATCAACGGCAATATTGGCAACAGCGCGGTGACATCATCCATCAGCGAAGAGGTTGACAAAATGACCTGGGGTATTCGTTGGGGTGCGGATACCATCATGGACTTGTCCACTGGTAAAAACATCCACGAAACCCGTGAATGGATCCTGCGTAATAGCCCGGTACCCATTGGTACGGTGCCTATCTACCAAGCGCTGGAAAAAGTGGATGGCAAAGCAGAAGAGCTGACTTGGGAAATCTTTAAAGACACCTTGATTGAACAAGCCGAGCAGGGTGTGGATTACTTTACCATCCATGCGGGTGTACTGCTGCGCTACGTTCCGCTGACAGCCAAGCGTATGACCGGGATTGTGTCTCGCGGTGGTTCGATCATGGCTAAGTGGTGCTTGGCACATCACAAGGAAAACTTCCTGTACACCCATTTCGACGAGATCTGCGAGATCATGAAGGCTTACGATGTGAGCTTCAGTCTGGGTGATGGTTTGCGACCTGGTTCAGTGTGGGATGCAAATGACGATGCACAGTTTGGTGAATTGCGGACGCTGGGCGAACTGACCCAGATTGCCTGGAAGCATGATGTACAGACCATGATTGAAGGTCCAGGTCATGTACCGATGCAAATGATCAAAGAGAACATGGATGAACAGCTGCATCATTGCAGCGAAGCACCGTTCTACACCTTGGGGCCGTTGACGACAGATATTGCTCCTGGCTATGACCACCTGACCAGTGCCATCGGGGCAGCGCAGATCGGTTGGTATGGCTGTGCCATGCTATGTTATGTCACACCGAAGGAACACTTGGGCTTGCCAAATAAAGATGATGTGAAAGAAGGCATCATGGCCTATAAGATTGCGGCGCATGCAGCCGATCTGGCCAAGGGGCATCCAGGCGCGCAGATTCGCGATAATGCTTTATCCAAAGCACGGTTCGAGTTCCGTTGGGAAGACCAGTTTAACCTGGGGTTGGATCCGGATCGGGCTCGTGAATACCACGACGAAACCTTGCCACAACAAGGTGCCAAGATTGCGCACTTCTGCTCGATGTGTGGTCCGCATTTCTGCTCGATGAAAATCACTCAGGACGTCCGAGATTTTGCCGAGAAACAAGGTATCAGCGAGCAAGATGCGCTGCAGAAAGGGATGGAAGTAAAATCCATCGAGTTTGTGAAGCAAGGCGCGCAGGTTTATCACAAAGTCTAA
- a CDS encoding rhodanese-like domain-containing protein, with product MQQITAQALAEWLADSTRPAPVLLDVREGWEFKLCHIPGAVHIPMHEIPTRLNEIEDDVQTVVICHHGMRSMQVSLYLQRSGFNQVINLQGGVDAWAREVDPTMATY from the coding sequence ATGCAACAGATTACCGCACAAGCCTTGGCCGAATGGCTGGCTGATTCCACCCGGCCAGCACCAGTGCTGCTGGATGTACGCGAAGGCTGGGAATTCAAGCTCTGCCACATTCCTGGGGCTGTTCACATTCCGATGCATGAGATTCCAACCCGCTTGAACGAAATTGAGGACGACGTGCAAACCGTAGTGATTTGTCATCACGGTATGCGTTCAATGCAGGTCAGCCTCTACCTGCAACGTTCTGGATTCAATCAGGTCATCAATCTTCAAGGGGGGGTCGATGCTTGGGCACGTGAGGTTGACCCAACCATGGCAACCTACTAA
- the waaC gene encoding lipopolysaccharide heptosyltransferase I: protein MPKLLIVKTSSMGDVIHALPVLQDLKRHDPSWSVDWMVEAPFSGVLSMHSVVDEVWNVAVRRWRKRWWTTQVQTEWRTFRDGLQKRHYDLVLDLQGLLKSAWLASKAQGLLVGYDRHSIREPLASCFYERCYSVPKQLHAVERNRRLAAAALGYVLNEPIDYGLAIEPLIDAWLPERPYVVMLHATSREDKQWQFDAWLALAKRLDGVGMDCVLPWGSEAEQKMAQQLAQAMPNAIVAPRLSLAVAAALLRGARLTVGVDTGLSHLAAAVGCPTIALFCASEPRLTGVMADTPCWNLGGNGKPPSVGEVWMQAQQVLL, encoded by the coding sequence ATGCCAAAATTGTTGATCGTCAAAACGTCTTCTATGGGGGACGTTATTCATGCATTGCCTGTATTACAGGATTTGAAGCGTCATGATCCGTCGTGGTCAGTTGATTGGATGGTAGAGGCCCCGTTTTCGGGGGTGCTGTCTATGCATTCGGTTGTTGATGAGGTATGGAATGTTGCTGTTCGTCGTTGGCGTAAGCGTTGGTGGACTACTCAAGTTCAGACTGAGTGGAGAACATTCCGTGATGGTTTGCAGAAACGGCATTACGACTTAGTGCTGGATCTGCAGGGGCTATTAAAAAGTGCTTGGTTGGCAAGTAAGGCCCAGGGTCTGTTGGTGGGGTATGACCGTCATAGTATTCGTGAACCTTTAGCTAGCTGTTTTTATGAACGTTGTTATTCAGTACCAAAGCAGTTGCATGCAGTAGAGCGTAATCGTCGTTTGGCTGCTGCAGCATTAGGTTATGTATTGAATGAGCCTATAGATTATGGGTTGGCGATTGAACCATTGATTGATGCATGGTTACCGGAACGTCCTTATGTTGTCATGTTGCATGCCACCAGCCGGGAAGATAAGCAATGGCAGTTTGATGCATGGCTTGCTTTGGCAAAACGTTTGGATGGGGTTGGTATGGACTGTGTTTTGCCGTGGGGAAGTGAGGCTGAACAAAAGATGGCACAACAACTGGCACAAGCAATGCCAAATGCGATAGTGGCGCCGCGTTTGAGTTTAGCTGTTGCTGCCGCATTACTACGTGGTGCGCGGTTAACTGTAGGTGTAGATACCGGTTTGAGTCATCTGGCAGCAGCTGTTGGTTGTCCAACTATTGCATTGTTCTGTGCATCTGAACCAAGGCTAACAGGTGTGATGGCTGATACACCTTGCTGGAATTTGGGAGGAAATGGTAAGCCACCATCTGTGGGTGAGGTTTGGATGCAGGCGCAGCAGGTATTACTGTGA